The following coding sequences lie in one Gadus macrocephalus chromosome 1, ASM3116895v1 genomic window:
- the prim1 gene encoding DNA primase small subunit has translation MTRTSHLKMTSADYEPASLPDLLPLYYRRLFPFSQYYRWLNYGGVQKNYFQHREFSFTLKDDIYVRYQSFNTQSELEKEMQKMNPYKIDIGAVYSHRPNQHNTVKSGTFQALEKELVFDIDMTDYDDVRSCCSAADICPKCWTLMTIAIRILDRALREDFGFRHLLWVYSGRRGVHCWVCDEAARKLSVAARSATAEYLSLVKGGDETVRKVVLSDPIHPSIRDALKVVEHYFPQYALHDQAVLGLKESVDKVLALVPEDVRKDLHTYFESEKNPEKRWGLLRGCATTKQGTLKKGQHFEKEIMLQYCYPRLDVNVSKGVNHLLKSPFSVHPKTGRISVPIDLRQLDTFDPFDVPTISLICAELDRPRVGEEEEQVPKEKDSDIDAAERRRIRDYKRTSLAKYVKVLDQFLDGVALSNRGELLKKSDLQKDF, from the exons ATGACCAGAACCTCTCATCTTAAAATGACATCTGCAGACTATGAACCGGCTTCTTTACCCGATTTGTTGCCACTCTACTACCGACGACTGTTTCCTTTCTCTCAGTATTATCGTTGGCTGAATTATGGAGGAG TTCAGAAGAACTACTTTCAGCATCGAGAGTTCTCGTTCACATTGAAAGATGACATCTACGTCCGCTACCAATCCTTCAATACGCAGAGTGAGCTGGAGAAAGAGATGCAGAAGATGAACCCCTACAAGATTGACATAGGCGCAGTATACAGTCACAGG CCCAATCAACACAACACGGTGAAGTCTGGGACCTTCCAAGCTCTGGAGAAGGAGTTGGTGTTTGATATTGATATGACTGACTATGATGACGTGCGGAGTTGCTGCAG TGCGGCTGACATTTGCCCCAAGTGCTGGACCCTGATGACAATTGCCATCCGTATCCTGGACCGAGCTCTTCGGG AGGACTTTGGATTCCGACACCTTCTGTGGGTGTACTCTGGAAGGAGAGGAGTGCATTGTTGGGTGTGTGACGAGGCAGCAAGGAAGCTGTCTGTAGCGGCCCGCTCCGCTACTGCCGAATACCTCAGCCTGGTGAAG GGAGGGGATGAAACTGTTCGGAAAGTAGTCTTGTCAGATCCAATTCACCCCTCCATCCG AGATGCTCTGAAAGTGGTAGAGCACTACTTCCCACAGTATGCACTACATGACCAGGCGGTCTTGGGACTCAAGGAATCTGTTGACAAAGTGTTGGCCCTGGTCCCTGAAGAT GTTAGAAAGGATTTACACACATACTTTGAGTCTGAGAAGAACCCTGAGAAGCGCTGGGGCCTGCTGAGGGGCTGCGCAACAACCAAACAG GGCACCCTGAAGAAGGGCCAGCACTTTGAGAAAGAGATCATGCTGCAGTACTGCTACCCTCGGCTCGATGTGAATGTCAGCAAAGGGGTTAACCATTTGTTGAAGAGCCCCTTCAGTGTTCATCCCAAAACGG GGCGCATCTCCGTTCCCATTGACCTTAGGCAATTGGATACGTTTGATCCGTTTGATGTACCCACAATCAG TCTTATCTGCGCGGAACTGGATCGAcccagggtgggggaggaggaagagcaggtgcCTAAGGAGAAGGACAGTGATATAGATGCAGCGGAGAGACGAAGGATAAGAG ATTACAAACGGACGAGCCTAGCAAAATACGTGAAGGTTTTGGATCAGTTCCTGGACGGAGTGGCCCTGTCCAACAGAGGAGAACTGCTGAAGAAGAGTG ATCTTCAAAAGGATTTCTGA
- the rbm38 gene encoding LOW QUALITY PROTEIN: RNA-binding protein 38 (The sequence of the model RefSeq protein was modified relative to this genomic sequence to represent the inferred CDS: inserted 3 bases in 3 codons), producing the protein MFLGQLVGGTLEIMHPTVEKDTTYTKIFXGGLPYHTSDASLGKYFESFGDXDEAVVITDRQTGKSRGYGFVTMMDRGXAERACKDANPIIDGRKANVNLAYLGAKPRSPQTGLSVGVQPVQPAWIQRQYGLAQQYVYPQAMLQPGLVLQPQLSSPPAALASHYLDYSSVYSHYAGLAGGGLEQYPYAPSPTAGYLGYGFSPAAAASAPGHAISPPIHAHPPLPPPPPPPQLAPLVGGPPASYLHYPLLQPDRMQ; encoded by the exons ATGTTTTTAGGTCAACTGGTTGGAGGGACGTTAGAGATAATGCATCCCACGGTAGAGAAAGATACAACTTACACCAAGATCT GTGGGGGATTACCGTACCACACCAGCGACGCGTCGCTGGGGAAATACTTCGAGAGCTTCGGGG CTGACGAGGCGGTGGTGATCACCGACCGGCAGACCGGCAAGTCCAGAGGATATGGCTTT gTGACCATGATGGACCGAG GCGCAGAACGGGCCTGCAAGGACGCCAACCCCATCATAGACGGCCGGAAGGCCAACGTTAACCTGGCCTACCTCGGAGCCAAGCCCCGCAGCCCACAGACAG gtctCTCTGTTGGAGTTCAGCCAGTCCAGCCTGCTTGGATTCAGAGACAATACGG GCTGGCCCAGCAGTACGTGTATCCCCAGGCCATGCTCCAGCCGGGCCTGGTCCTGCAGCCGCAGCTCAGCAGCCCCCCGGCCGCGCTGGCCTCCCACTACCTGGACTACAGCTCCGTGTACAGCCACTACGCCGGCCTGGCCGGGGGGGGCCTGGAGCAGTACCCCTACGCCCCCTCGCCCACCGCCGGGTACCTCGGCTACGGCTTCtccccggccgccgccgcctcagCCCCGGGACACGCCATCAGCCCGCCCATCCACGcgcaccctcctcttcctccgcctcctcctcctcctcagctggCCCCGCTGGTCGGTGGGCCGCCCGCCTCCTACCTCCACTACCCTCTCCTCCAGCCCGACCGCATGCAGTGA